The uncultured Eubacteriales bacterium region GCCGACCTGAGCCCCGTGGTGGGCAGCGAGCAGGGCGGGGTGCGCCCGGTCCTCATCGTGCAGAACGACACAGGGAACCGACACAGCCCCACCGTGATTGCCGCCGCGATCACATCTCAGACGGGCAAGGCCCGGCTTCCCACCCATATTGAGCTGTCAGCCAAGAACTACGGCCTCCCCAAGGATTCTGTCGTGCTCCTGGAGCAGATCAGGACCCTGGATAAAAAACGGCTGAG contains the following coding sequences:
- the mazF gene encoding mRNA interferase MazF, whose translation is MDMSVKRGDIFYADLSPVVGSEQGGVRPVLIVQNDTGNRHSPTVIAAAITSQTGKARLPTHIELSAKNYGLPKDSVVLLEQIRTLDKKRLREHMGRLDDDQMQRVDSAIAVSFGLHSQQQLV